The region TGAGGGGAGCCATCAGATAGGCGGCAACGATGAACAAGGGCGCCCAGGGCAGGTCGATGAAGGCCGGGACGCCCGGGCCCGACAGAAACTGCCGAACCATGTCGACATCGGCGGAGAGACGGGCCGCGACACCGCCGGTCGGCCGCCGCAGGTTGCGGCGGAAGGCGGAATCGAAGGCCTTTACCGACATGTCCACGGTCACACGCAGGGCGATCCGGTTGAGGATGCGCGAGCGGGCCCGGTCGAGCATGGTCATCACGGCCAGCAGGCCGCAGATGAGGATCGTCAGGAGCAGCAGGGTCTCCTCGCTGCGGCTGGGCAGGACGCGGTCATAGACCTGCAACATGTAGAGCGGGCTTACGAGCGTCAGCAGATTGACGAAAAAGCTCGAAAGCAGAATGGCTACGCTGGCGGAGGGCGCGTGCCGGATAACAAGGCCGACAAGCGCCATTTGACGAACTGGCCGCACGTTCCGTGCCCCCGTTTGAATTCACGTTCAGGACGATCCCCTAGCAGATTACCACAGAACCGCGCAGCGATATCGCTACTCGCAAGGCCGAGTTCACACCGAAATGGGGCTGGCCGGGCGCTCAACGGCTCTCGACCGGCGCGCCCCATACTTCCTGGTGATTGCGACGCTCGATCCGTCGCGTGGTCCGCAGGCGCGGCAGGTCCCCGAGGCCCACGCCGGCGAACAGCGCATCGACCGCCTGGCGGTCGGGCGCGGCGAGCCGGTCGTAGGCGTCGGTGACACGCTGGAGCATCCACAAGGGATAATGGCGCATTCGCTGGGGGTGCGGCACGCCACGGATGACGGGGGCGATCGTCCCCAGGGTGTTGCGGGTGCCGGGCGGGACGATGGGGGCGCCTTCCTCGACCGCGTTGACCGTCAGCCAGTCGTTCAGCATGGCGACGCTCTGCTGCAGTTCGGGCAGATAGTCGCGGGCGACCAGGGCCAGCAAGGCCTGCAAGCTTTGCGGGATCTCGTCACCGGCCAGGAAGGCCGGGGCCAGGCCTGGAAATTCCGGGCTGTCGATCTCTTGCGCGTTCATGCGTTCCACCCAGCGCTGAACCCGGTCGGCATGCTTGGCCATCAGCATGGCCGGATAGGGATCGCGGCCCAGATGGGCGTAGAGGGGTCCCATCAGGCCGAAGTCGCCGATCGAGGGCCGGCCGCCGAACAGGTAGGGATGGTGCAGGAAATGCGCGTCGAGTACAGCCAGGAGGTCAAAATACTGCGCCTCGACCACCGGGATCGTCTCCGGCGTCACGCCGATTGCCGGCAGGTAGCCGGCAAGATGGCGCATGGTGCCGGCGGCGACCGCCCTGGCCTCGTCCTCGCTGGCCGTGGGGCTGAACAGGCGGCCGATATTCATGGCCATGAAGCGGCCGTTGTAGTCGGGGAAGCTCCAGCGGAAATGCATCGCCTGACGGGTCAGGCCCTCGTCACCGTAGAGCTCGATCAGCAGGGCAGCGACCAACTGTCGCGGCCCGGCCGGATAGCAGCTTGCCACCGGCTCGCAGGCTTCCAGGTAGTCGATGATCTGGGTCGTGTCCTGCACCAGGGTGCCGTCCGGCGCCTCGAGGACCGGCAGCCACAGCTTGCCCACCGCCGGCATCACCCGTTCCGCATAGGCCGGATCGGAGGGCAGCCGTTCGACATAGGGCAGGCCCATCTTGCGCATGTAGGACCTGGTCTTGCCGGTATAGAGCGACGGCGGGGCACCGTAGACGACGTAGGGGGCGGTGGCCCGGCTCATGCCTTGTCCCCCGTATTCACGATGGTGCGGGCATTTTCCGCGAAGGTCTTCTGCGCCTCGTCGCTCTTGAACAGGGCAGAGATATCGACCGGCACTTTCAGGCCGCGTTCCACCGCCGGGCGCGCCTCGATCGCCGCCAGCCAGCGCTGCAGCGACGGCAGGCCGTCGATGCTCACCCCAGCCCAGGCGTGGATCCGGGCCCAGGAGAAATTGGCGATATCGGCGATCGAATAGTCGCCGGCCAGGAACTCGTTTCGGGCGAGTTGGGTATCGAGCACGGTGAGCAGGCGCCGGGTCTCGCCCTGGTAGCGGTCGATGGCGACCTGGATCTTCTCCGGCAGGTAACGGAAGAAGACATTGGCCTGCCCCATCATCGGGCCGACGCCGCCCATCTGGAACATCAGCCATTGGATGACCCGCGAGCGGGCCTTGGTCTCGGCCGGCAGCAGGCGGCCGGTCTTCTCGGCCAGATAGAGCATCAGGGCGCCGGATTCGAAGACCGCGAAATCACCGGCGTCACGATCGACGATGGCCGGGATGCGGCCGTTGGGATTGATCGCCAGGAACGCCGGCGTCTTCTGCTCGCCCGCCATGATGTTGACGGGGTGCACCGTATAGGGCAGGCCCAGTTCCTCGAGGGTGATCGAGGCCTTCCAGCCGTTGGGGGTGGGTGCGGTGTAAAGATCGATCATGGCAATTCCTCTCAGGCGCCCAGAATGGCGGTGGCAGGGCGGCCCAGCAGCGCCCGGACGCGGTCCTGTACCGCGGCATCGAGGCCGGCGAAGGCCGCCTTCAGGGAGGCCAGGCACTTGGCCTGGTAGCGGAACACCGGCTGGCGATGCACCTGCCCTAAGACCTTCACGGCAAAATCGGCTGCCCCGGCCTCGATCGC is a window of Oleomonas cavernae DNA encoding:
- a CDS encoding glutathione S-transferase family protein gives rise to the protein MSRATAPYVVYGAPPSLYTGKTRSYMRKMGLPYVERLPSDPAYAERVMPAVGKLWLPVLEAPDGTLVQDTTQIIDYLEACEPVASCYPAGPRQLVAALLIELYGDEGLTRQAMHFRWSFPDYNGRFMAMNIGRLFSPTASEDEARAVAAGTMRHLAGYLPAIGVTPETIPVVEAQYFDLLAVLDAHFLHHPYLFGGRPSIGDFGLMGPLYAHLGRDPYPAMLMAKHADRVQRWVERMNAQEIDSPEFPGLAPAFLAGDEIPQSLQALLALVARDYLPELQQSVAMLNDWLTVNAVEEGAPIVPPGTRNTLGTIAPVIRGVPHPQRMRHYPLWMLQRVTDAYDRLAAPDRQAVDALFAGVGLGDLPRLRTTRRIERRNHQEVWGAPVESR
- a CDS encoding glutathione S-transferase family protein, which gives rise to MIDLYTAPTPNGWKASITLEELGLPYTVHPVNIMAGEQKTPAFLAINPNGRIPAIVDRDAGDFAVFESGALMLYLAEKTGRLLPAETKARSRVIQWLMFQMGGVGPMMGQANVFFRYLPEKIQVAIDRYQGETRRLLTVLDTQLARNEFLAGDYSIADIANFSWARIHAWAGVSIDGLPSLQRWLAAIEARPAVERGLKVPVDISALFKSDEAQKTFAENARTIVNTGDKA